The DNA region CTGCCGGGCGTCGTAGTAACCGGTGAACGATGCCTGCTCGCGAAAAGGCTGGCTGGGCAGGCTCGAACCGGCCCAGAGGTCGCAATGGGGATGCCCGCCGCGCCGCTCAACGATTTGCACGTAGCGGATGCCGGATGTTTGACCCAGCGCAGCATACTGCTCTGCCCAGGTATCGACGACCGCACGCGCCTCCGCCGGCGTGAACAGTGGAAAGGAAAGGTCGTGCCGCGCACTGTACGCTACCTGGCGGCAGATGCCGGGCTCGCCCTGCACGATGATAAGGCTGCCCTCGTCGATGGTAAGTTCCGGAGCTCCGGGCAGCAGCGCGGGCACGTCGTCGTCGAAGACGGCGATACCTTCGTAGTCAGGATTCCTGATCCCGCCGGCGCGCTCGTTGCCGGGACAGAGGCGGCAGCGGGGATCGTAAATGGGAGCGGCGGGCGGCGACGCTTTGGATGCCAGAGTCCCCGGATTGGGCGCGCGCTGCGGTGAAACCACCACCCATTCCCGCAGCAAGGGGTTGTAGCGCCGATGGGGCTGGTCGCGGAACAGGTGCAGGTCCATCGCGCCGCATCATACTCCGCGCGCTCCGGGAAGGCGATGCAGGCCGGAAGGTGCCGAATCCCAATCACGAAGTCATGTGACCCAGGTCACATCCGCTCTTCGAGAGGTCGGATGTAATAGCGCCATCCACGCTCACCGGTCCGGGATGGCAGCGACGCTGCAAAGCAAGCTGCTGTCCCGGACATAAATTTTTTCGCCCCTTGCTTCGCGGCGACCGCCAGAAAAAACGAAGGGACCGGGCGGTCCGCCCGGCCCCTTAGTCACGCTGAGATTTGCCGTCTATTGGCCGTGCGCCATGCCGGCACAGCAGCCGGCTCCTGCATGCTGGCCATGGCCCTTGCAGCACCCGGCGCCTTGCATGCAGCCGCCCGCAGCGCCTTCGGCTTTCATCTTGCAGCAGCCGCCCTGGCCGCAGCCCGCGGAGTCAGCGGCCTGCTTCTTGGCGCAAGCCATCGGCTCGCTCACCGTCTGCTGGAACTCGGCCAGCAAGCGCGCATGTTCGTCGGACGCAGACTTGCGCGCGGCCTCGTCCTTGGCAGAGCGGACGCGCTCGAAGCTGGTGGTAAGGTCGCCGGCCATCTTCACCACCTTCTCGTGCTTGGCCATCATGGGACACGCAGCGGGCGCCGCCGGTTGGGAACTCTGCTGGGCGAGCGCGGCCGTTACCAACAGCAACGTCGAGATCAGAACGATTGCATAGAAACGCTTCACCGATTTCTCCTCTCAGAGAACGGAATTTGTAACTCGCCTGGCATCCTACGTGCGACTGGAAAGCCGGTCTGTGACAAAAATCACAGGCGGGCCGTCAGGAGCGTAAGCCCTGAACCGCGGGTGACATCCGTCACAGCCGGTTGTGCGTCCCCCGGAATACCCTGACTCAGAGAGCGGGAGGTACCGTGCCCATGCCGTCACACGTCCGACCCACCGTAAGAGGGCTTGTCTGCTTGGTGATTCTGGCCGGATGGCCCGCCCGGGCGCAATCGCCGCCGCCCCTGACCCTGCCTCAAGCAGTGGCCCGGGCGTTAGAGGCCAATCCTTTGCGAGCAGCCTCGGCGGCTGAGCGAGACGCCGCCGCAAGCGGCGTGCGCGAGGCGCGCGCCGGCCTGCTGCCCTCGGTTTCCTTCTCGGAGGGATTCACGCGCAGCACCGACCCGGTGTTCGTCTTCGGAACCAAGCTGCGCCAGGAGCGCTTCACCGCCGCCGATTTCGCGCTTGACGAACTGAATACACCTGCGCCCATCAACAATTTCTCCACCCGTATCTGGACCGAGTGGAACCTGTTCGATTCCGGCGGAAAGCTGTTCAACCTGGCGCGCTCCCGTCGCATGAGTGAGGCCGCCGACCGGCGGTTGGAGCGCACGGACCAGGAGATTGCCTTTCGCGCGGTCGAGGCTTACCTGGCGGTGCTGGGAGCGGAGAAGCAGCGGCAAGTGGCGGAGCAGTCGCTGCGCACGGCCGAGGCGGTGCGCGACCGCA from Terriglobales bacterium includes:
- the galT gene encoding galactose-1-phosphate uridylyltransferase; the protein is MDLHLFRDQPHRRYNPLLREWVVVSPQRAPNPGTLASKASPPAAPIYDPRCRLCPGNERAGGIRNPDYEGIAVFDDDVPALLPGAPELTIDEGSLIIVQGEPGICRQVAYSARHDLSFPLFTPAEARAVVDTWAEQYAALGQTSGIRYVQIVERRGGHPHCDLWAGSSLPSQPFREQASFTGYYDARQTCMLCDYLALEQVYRERVVCENAMFTALAPFWGAQRLETMVLSRRHTTGLDLLNGEEREALAEVLRRLTARYDSLFRAPLPYTMGFHQRPTDGFPHHEWHLHAHFYPLLPAESEAAEAYGLLASRQRDSTPESDASRLRGAPEGETVG